Genomic DNA from Niabella ginsenosidivorans:
CTTCAAAAGCGCCTTTGTTGGCGGCCTCCATAATACCGGGACCGCCGCCTGTTAACGTGGTAAAGCCCAGCCCGGCAATTCTTTTGCCAAACTCTTCAGCACTTTTGTAATAAATATGATCTTCCTTAAAACGTGCAGAACCAAATACGGTAATACAGGGCCCCACAAAATGCAGTGTACGGAACCCCTTTAAAAACTGCCACAATACATGAATGGCAAATCCCAGTTCATAAGTCCTGCTCTTAGGCCCGTCAAGATATACCTGCTCTTTTGGAGGAATGATTTGTTCCCTGGGTTTTATCTGCTCTTTTTCGTCCATATTACTGAATAACTAAAGATTGAGTAACGAATATAATTCATAAAATTTTTAATGCATAAATCCTTTTACTTTTGTACGGACTAATATTTATTTCCCCTATGCGTATTATAAGCTATAATGTGAATGGTATCCGGGCTGCCCTTAAAAAGGGGTTTACGGACTGGTTAAAAACAGATCCTGCAGATATTATCTGTCTGCAGGAAATAAAAGCGGAGAAAGAAAATATCGACGTCAGGGAATTTGAAGATCTGGGATACAGCACTTATTGGTTCTCTGCGCAAAAAAAAGGATATAGTGGTGTTGCTGTGCTTACCAGGGTACGTCCGGATAATATTGTTTACGGCACCGGACATAAGGTGAGTGATGAGGAGGGGAGAGTAATACAACTTGATTTTAAGGAACTCCGGCTGATCAATGCCTACTTCCCCAGCGGAACCAGCGGGGTACTGCGTCAAAGCTTTAAATATAGCTGGCTGGATGAGCTGTATACCTACCTGCAGGAGCTGAAAAAGAAACATCCTGCTCTTGTTCTTTGCGGTGATTATAACATTGCTCATGAGGCGATTGACATCCATGATCCTAAAGGCAATAAGAACTCATCAGGGTTCCTGCCGGAAGAAAGGGAATGGATGACCCGGTTTTTAAAGAATGGCTTTAACGATACTTTTAGAATGCTGCATCCTGATGAAACAGGACGGTATAGCTGGTGGAGCCAGCGTTTTCCTTCTGTACGCTTAAACAATAAGGGCTGGCGTATTGATTATATTACCGTAACGGATGCATTAAAGCACCAGGTAGCCGATGCGGAGATCTTTCCGGATGTAAAACACAGCGATCATTGCCCTGTATATCTAAAATTAAAAAGCTCATGAAACCCGCTTTTATATGGAATGTTACTACCAAAGTGGCACCAGAAATTCACAAAAACTGGCTTGCATGGTTAAAGGAGGTGCACATTCCCGCCTATCTGGCCACAGGATGCTTTTATGATGCGCTTGTTTTAAAACTTTTAGGACAGGAAGAGGAGGACGGGTTTACATACGCCGTGCAGTTTTACGCCCGTTCTGTTACTGACTATAAGGTATTTGCCGAGCAGCATTATCCTGCATTACATATGAATATGATGGCAACCTGGGGCGCAGACTGTTATGGTTTTGAGTCTGCCCTGGAGGTTGTGAATTGAATGTGCATAACATTTTCCGGCGCCTGTTAAATATCTGAAATTATTTGTATATTCCCTAAAACCCTTGTGCTGCGTGCATTTCAGCCGGTAAAAGGCTGAAACCCTTTATGGAAGCGGGTTTGGCTTGTTTTTCTCTTTCTGTATGTCTTATTTCCGGCAGGTTCATTTTTGCTGGAACTCTTGCCCGTAGCGGGTTTTCAGGAGTTAAAGAGAATCAAAAACTTCTGAAGTTTTTTGTTACAATCATTAAAAACCCTCTAATTTTGTTTTGTTATAAAAACACTCATTAAATAATTAATTATGAACAAGGCAGAACTGATCGACAAGATATCCGCTGATGCTGATATCACTAAAACACAGGCTAATGCAGCTTTAGATTCTTTTGTAGATGCTGTAACCAGAACTTTAAAAAAAGGGGATAAAGTTACTTTAGTTGGTTTTGGCACTTTTTCTGTAACAAAGAGAGCTGCCCGTAACGGCCGTAATCCTCAAACAGGCGCTGTAATAAAAATTAAAGCTAAAAAAGTTGCCCGCTTTAAAGCTGGTAAAGAGCTTGCTTCTAAAATCTAACAGCCTGCTTCAAAGAAAGTATGCTCCGTAATGCATAATTACGGGGCATTTTTTATTAAGTAACCCTTACATTTGCAAAAAATTATAAACTATGGGAAGAGGCGATAAAAAAACAGCAAAAGGAAAACGTTTTAAAGGCTCATTTGGTAAAAGCCGCCCGGCTAAGCCCAAAAAAGCCGCTCCTGCAAAGAAAAAAGCAGAAGCATAGTCTGTTTGATGGTTAGTTGCCTGCACCTACAGGCAATTAACCGTTAGATAGTCTCCTTTTCACCATTGTGCCATAGCTTCTACGTTCATGCTTACCCGTTGCTGCGTTTCTGATGAACGTGTACTTTCAGACCCAGGAAGCGCTATCTGCTCTTGCTTTGTGCCAATCCTGCCAGCTGTTTTTTAAAGCAGCAGTGTGGCTTATTGCCGCAGGTTTTTCAGATAATACAGAATGGCATTTTCATTAGCTGATATTTTTTGACGTATAAGAGCTTCAGAACCGGCCGGGTTGCCTGAAAACAGTAAAATCTGGGATTGCAGGTGGTTTAAAGCGCTGCCCGGAACCGTGCTTTATTCATCCACTTATAAAAATAAAAGGCTGCCCATATTTTCCTGGACAGCCTCGGACCCTCTGCTGTGACGGGGCCAATTAGTGCCGGAACCTATTTGAGCGTACTTTTAAGTTGTTTATAATGGCGGATACTTAACTTCTGGAAAATAGTTTCCGGGCTTACTGTTTTAATAAAGGTGTTTTTCATTGTTAGCCCATTGATTTTATTTATTATATGATCAGATAACTCAGTTTTGGTTGCAAGACCTTTGATTCTGGCAATCAATTGCATTTTCTTTTGTCGTGTAAACACTGTACTTCTTTGTAAAGAAGCGGTAACAGATGTACTGTTGATCAGATACATGTTTCTATTAAAGGTTTTAACAAAGAAAAGGTAACCTGCAGGAAACCGTTTTCATAATCGGGAAATTGATTTTTGAAATGCGGAAATTTTTAGGTCAGTCAGGAAAGAGATCCGTTTTAAATGGGCTTCAGGTAGCCTTAGAAACAGTGGCCCGGGGGTGTTTTTTCCTTCTTCGGCCGTACCAGATCAAAAAACCGGTAACGGGCAGTGATGCACAAATGCTGCTTACAATAAACGCAAGTATTTTTGTGGGCAGCCCCAGAATAGCGCCCACATGTACGTCATAGTTAGCGTCAATCGCTTTTTCACCCAGGTTTTTTTCCCTGTAATTGTAATTCCTGAGCAGCCTGCCGGAGTTGGCATCAAAGATCAGCTGATGCATGATGTGGTAAGAATAGCTTAATTGCCGTACATAAACAGTGAAACCGGTGCGCTCCTTTTGTTCGTTATCCAGAACCAGCGAATAGCTGAAAGCAGTAGGATACAATGCTTCTACCTGTGCGCAGATCTTATCTGCCGTGGTGGTATTCCGGACACTGTCAGGAGCAGTTGTTACAATGCCTGAAAAGTCGGGCAGGCTGGTTTTACCCCCGGAAAAAGCAAAATAAACGGCGCTGCCAACAAACGGAAATGCATAGAATAAACCGGTCAGTGCAATAATGAATGCAAAAGACAGGGCATAAAAACCAGAAATGTTGTGCAGGTCATAATTTTTCCTGCGCCACGCTTTTACGTTCTTCCACCGGAACCAAAGCCGTTGTTTCCTTGCTTTTTTATTTTTAGGCCACCAGAGGATAATACCGGTGATCAGCATTACCAGGAATATCAGAACCGGGATACCGGTCAGATATTTTCCCCAGCTGCTGTGTAACAGGAAGCTCCAGTGGATGAATTTTACAATGTTGAAAAAGCCGTTCTTCTCATCAAATACCGCAATCACCCTCCCCGTAAAAGGGTTTACATAGGCGGTTTTATAAATGACCAGTTCCCGGAAATAGTTCCACCCTTCGGGGTTGGTTTTATAATAGACAAACTGATAGGAACGCTTTTTATCAATGGGAATATCTACCCATTGTACATTGTATTTTTCTTTGCATTGTGCCTGAACCGCTGCTTTTAGCATATGGACAGGCAGCGGGGTCTTGTTCCGGATATCCTGCTCGTGGTGAAAAATGGCGTCTTTGCGCAGCAGGTCCTGTACCTCGTCTTTAAAAACATAAAGGGCTCCTGTTATGGATATGATGAACACCAGCAGTCCAACGGTCATCCCCAGCCATAAGTGCAGCCGGGAAGCCCATTTTTTTATAAACCCGGGTTTTTTCATTCTAAAAACGTATCAGCGAATGCTCCTCTTTTAGGCAGGTACGCATTCTATGGCAAAAATACCTGTTGCGAAAACAGTTTGCGGAAGTTGCCGGTAAAGGTAGGGATATCTTCATGGGGCCAGTCGCTCAATTTTCCAGGTACCATTATCCTGTAACGTGTAAAGCAGGCGGTCATGCAAACGGTTAGGCCTTCCCTGCCAGAACTCTATACGTACAGGTGATACCAGAAACCCGCCCCAATGTTCCGGTTTTATGATCTTTTCCCCTGCCTCCGCACGTTTTGTGAACTCCAGGGTGCGTGCATCAAGGAATGTACGATCCGGAATAACCGAGCTTTGCGGTGATACCACTGCGCCGATCTGGCTGCCAACAGGCCTTGAGTAAAAGTAATTTTCGCTTTCTTTTTTTGGAACTTTTGACACAGAGCCGGTAACGCGTACCTGACGTTCCAGTTCTTTCCAAAAAAATACCAGACAGGCACGGGGGTTCTGCTCCAGCTCTTTTCCCTTGGCACTTTCATAGTTGGTAAAGAATACAAATCCTTTTTCTGTAACGCCTTTCAGCAATACAATGCGTGCGTCCGGCAGGCCGTTTGCATTGGCTGTGGCCAAGGTCATGGCGTTCACTTCCGAAAGCTGGCTGTTCAGCGCTTCCTGCCACCAGTTATTGAACTGTGCAATGGGCTCTGAAGCCACATCTGTTTCGGACAGGCTTTTTTGATAATAATTGATACGGATATCGGCGATATTCTGATGCATCGGAAATGTTCATTAATGGATCAATGTGCCTACCTTTTCTCCTTCTACCAGCCTTTTCAGGTTGCCTTCCCTGTTCATATCAAACACAATAATCGGCAGGCTGTTTTCCATGCAAAGTGTAAAAGCCGTCATGTCCATAATACGCAGGTTTTTGGTAAGGCATTCCTGGTAGGTGACCTCATCATATTTTGTAGCGGTGGAATCTTTTTCAGGATCAGCAGTGTAAACCCCATCCACACGGGTGCCTTTTAAAATAACATCGGCATTTATTTCAATAGCCCTTAAAGAGCCGGCGGTGTCTGTTGTAAAATAGGGATTACCGGTACCGGCACCAAAAATAACAATACGGCCCTTTTCCAGGTGACGGATCGCACGGCGCCGGATATAGGGTTCTGCAATCTGCTCCATTTTTATAGCGCTTTGCAGGCGGGTAAATAAGCCCACTTTTTCTAATCCGGCCTGCAGGGCCATGCCGTTGATAACCGTAGCCAGCATTCCCATATAATCGCCATGTGCGCGCTCAATGCCCGTTTCTGCCTCATTCATACCCCGGTAAATATTACCCCCACCAATTACCAACGCTACTTCAATACCCAGATCCGTAACGGATTTTATTTCTTTTGCGTACTGGGAGATGACATCAGAATCCATTCCAAAATTTTTATCCCCCATTAAAGATTCTCCGGAAAGTTTTAGTAAGATCCTTTTGTATTTATGCATTGTTTACTTTTTTGATGAGTTGATTGATGCAGCGAAGATACTGTTTCAGAACCTAAAATCGGCCATCCGGTTTTCTGAATTCCGCCCTCCCGCCGGGTAATTTCTGTAAAAATGGTTGTATCTTCCAGCGGTTGATATCGTAACCTGTTTTTATAAAAAATGTAAGATGAATAGTATGAGAAACAAACTGGGTACCAGTGATGTTACCGTAACGGCGGTAACACTGGGTGCATGGGCTATCGGGGGTGCCATGTGGGGCGGCAATGACGAGGCAGATTCGCTGGCCGCCATAAAAACGTCTATTGATAATGGCATTACTTCCATCGATACGGCTCCTGTTTACGGAATGGGGTATAGCGAGGAACTGGTAGGAAAAGCCATAAAAGGGTATGAACGCAGTTCCCTGCAGCTACTGACGAAATTCGGCATGGTCTGGGATCAGGAAAAAGGTGATTTTGCCTTTGAGCGTAAAGATAATAATGGTGTTATAAGAAGGATTTACCGGTATGGCGGTTATGAAAATGCTATAAAGGAAATAGAGGCCAGTTTAAAACGTCTGCAAACAGATTATATTGACCTGATCCAGCTCCACTGGCCGGACAGTACGACTCCTATCCGGGAAACAATGGAAGCCATGCAGAAAATGCTGGATGAGGGTAAGGTAAAAGCCATTGGCGTTTGCAACTATAACAGCACACAACTGGAAGAGGCTGAAAGAACGGTGCGACTGGCATCTGATCAGGTTCCCTATAGTATGCTTAAAAGGAAAATTGAACAGGATCTAACGCCTTACGCGCAGCAGCATAATCTTTCCATTATTGCTTACAGCCCTATGGAGCGCGGGTTGCTGACGGGTAAATACAACAGTTCCTATAAGCTGCATGAAGATGATCACAGGAACAGCTATTTTAAACAGTTTGATATGAACAAGGTAGCCAAACTGACCGATCACCTTGCCGAAATGGCGGCAGGATATAATGCTACAACAGCGCAACTGGCCCTGGCATGGGTCTTTCACCAGCCAAAGGTTGCTGCCGCATTAGCGGGAGCCCGGAATGCCAAACAGGCTATAGAGAACGCAAAGGCAATGCAGTTACAGTTGTCCGGCTCTGATCTGCAGCAGATTGAAAAATGGCTGGCGGAATAATTGCATATTGAAAAACTTTATTGCTGTAATATGAAGTTATCGAATCAAAAAATTAAGAAATTATTGCTGAGCGTAGCTGCAGGCATTACACTGGCTGCCGGGGCACAAAAAATAACACCGCCGGCACCGGTAGGCCCTGTGCCCTCAGCCAATCAGTTGGCCTGGCACCGGTTGGAAATGTACGCATTTATCCATTTTACTACCAATACGTTTACGGATAAGGAATGGGGGTATGGAGATGAGGATCCCAAAGTGTTTAATCCCACAAAGGTGGATGCAGACCAATGGGCTTCCGTACTGAAGCAAACAGGGTTTAAAGCCATGATCCTTACCACCAAGCATCATGATGGGTTTGCGCTGTGGCCCAGCAGGTATACGGAGCATTCTGTTAAGAACAGTCCCTGGAAAAACGGCAAAGGGGATATTGTAAAAGAAGCCAGCGATGCCGCAGCAAAAGCAGGACTGAAATTTGGCGTTTATTTGTCGCCCTGGGACCGTAACCGGGCTGACTACGGAACGCCTTCCTATATTACCTACTACCGCAACCAGTTAAAAGAGCTGTTTACGGGTTACGGCCCCATTTTTGAAATGTGGTTTGATGGCGCCAATGGTGGTGACGGTTATTACGGGGGTAAAAATGAAAAGCGAAAGATCAATGGAGCCACCTATTACGACTGGCCGGCCACATTGAAGATGGTACGAAGCATACAACCCAATGTATTGTTCTTTAGTGATGCCGGTCCGGATATCCGCTGGGTAGGTAATGAACGGGGTATTGCCGGCCGGACGAACTGGAATACGATTACACCCGATACTTTGTACGCAGGGAAACCGGGAATTGATGCGCTGCTCAACAGTGGCTCAGAAGATGGTTCCCGTTGGATCCCGGCAGAAGTGGATGTATCCATACGGCCGGGCTGGTTTTATCATGCTTCTGAAGATGGAAAAGTAAAAACCCCGCAGCAGCTGTTTGATATTTATCTTTCTTCTGTAGGGCGTGGCTCTAACCTGCTGCTGAATATTCCGCCCGACAGGAATGGTGCATTTCATGCGGAGGATGTAAAAGCGCTCCTTGGGTTCAGAAAGTTACTGGATGAACGGCTGGGCCATAATCTTGCAAAAAATATAAAGGTAAGCACCACAAACACAAGAGGAAATGCAGCAACCTATGAAGGAGCAAAAATGGTTGACGGCAATGCCAATACCTATTGGGCTACGGATGACGGTGTTACCACAGCGGGTTTTGAAGCAACGCTGCCCGCGCCGCAAACAATCAGCTATATATTGCTGCAGGAATACATTCCACTGGGTCAGCGGGTAAAAAGCTTTACCGTTGAAGTTTTTGAAAATGGCAGCTGGAAAAAAGCGGCTGATGAAACAACGATCGGGTATAAGCGCATTTTAAGAATTGATCCGGTAAAGACCAATAAAGTACGCGTGAACATTACGGATTCCAAAGCGGCACCGGTGATCTCAAATTTTGAAGTGTATTAGATAAAAGGCGATGGCTGGTAGTATAAGGTCTTTCTGGTTCACTGAATTTTAAACAGCAATAAGGAAACGCATGACACAACATACAGCAATCTGTTTTGGAGAAATACTCTGGGACGTGTTGCCCACTGGTACAGAGCCCGGCGGCGCGCCTATGAATGTAGCGTATCATTTAAATCAGTTAAAGATATCCGCAGGCCTGATCTCAAAAAAAGGAAATGACAGGGACGGGGAACAACTGGTGCATTTCCTGGATGAGCATCATGTGGACACGACATTGATACAGACCGATCCGGAACATGCTACCGGAAAAGTTATAGCTACTCCCGGCG
This window encodes:
- a CDS encoding exodeoxyribonuclease III — translated: MRIISYNVNGIRAALKKGFTDWLKTDPADIICLQEIKAEKENIDVREFEDLGYSTYWFSAQKKGYSGVAVLTRVRPDNIVYGTGHKVSDEEGRVIQLDFKELRLINAYFPSGTSGVLRQSFKYSWLDELYTYLQELKKKHPALVLCGDYNIAHEAIDIHDPKGNKNSSGFLPEEREWMTRFLKNGFNDTFRMLHPDETGRYSWWSQRFPSVRLNNKGWRIDYITVTDALKHQVADAEIFPDVKHSDHCPVYLKLKSS
- a CDS encoding DUF4286 family protein, which codes for MKPAFIWNVTTKVAPEIHKNWLAWLKEVHIPAYLATGCFYDALVLKLLGQEEEDGFTYAVQFYARSVTDYKVFAEQHYPALHMNMMATWGADCYGFESALEVVN
- a CDS encoding HU family DNA-binding protein, encoding MNKAELIDKISADADITKTQANAALDSFVDAVTRTLKKGDKVTLVGFGTFSVTKRAARNGRNPQTGAVIKIKAKKVARFKAGKELASKI
- a CDS encoding 30S ribosomal protein THX, with protein sequence MGRGDKKTAKGKRFKGSFGKSRPAKPKKAAPAKKKAEA
- a CDS encoding PepSY-associated TM helix domain-containing protein, which codes for MKKPGFIKKWASRLHLWLGMTVGLLVFIISITGALYVFKDEVQDLLRKDAIFHHEQDIRNKTPLPVHMLKAAVQAQCKEKYNVQWVDIPIDKKRSYQFVYYKTNPEGWNYFRELVIYKTAYVNPFTGRVIAVFDEKNGFFNIVKFIHWSFLLHSSWGKYLTGIPVLIFLVMLITGIILWWPKNKKARKQRLWFRWKNVKAWRRKNYDLHNISGFYALSFAFIIALTGLFYAFPFVGSAVYFAFSGGKTSLPDFSGIVTTAPDSVRNTTTADKICAQVEALYPTAFSYSLVLDNEQKERTGFTVYVRQLSYSYHIMHQLIFDANSGRLLRNYNYREKNLGEKAIDANYDVHVGAILGLPTKILAFIVSSICASLPVTGFLIWYGRRRKKHPRATVSKAT
- the pdxH gene encoding pyridoxamine 5'-phosphate oxidase, whose amino-acid sequence is MHQNIADIRINYYQKSLSETDVASEPIAQFNNWWQEALNSQLSEVNAMTLATANANGLPDARIVLLKGVTEKGFVFFTNYESAKGKELEQNPRACLVFFWKELERQVRVTGSVSKVPKKESENYFYSRPVGSQIGAVVSPQSSVIPDRTFLDARTLEFTKRAEAGEKIIKPEHWGGFLVSPVRIEFWQGRPNRLHDRLLYTLQDNGTWKIERLAP
- the pyrH gene encoding UMP kinase, which produces MHKYKRILLKLSGESLMGDKNFGMDSDVISQYAKEIKSVTDLGIEVALVIGGGNIYRGMNEAETGIERAHGDYMGMLATVINGMALQAGLEKVGLFTRLQSAIKMEQIAEPYIRRRAIRHLEKGRIVIFGAGTGNPYFTTDTAGSLRAIEINADVILKGTRVDGVYTADPEKDSTATKYDEVTYQECLTKNLRIMDMTAFTLCMENSLPIIVFDMNREGNLKRLVEGEKVGTLIH
- a CDS encoding aldo/keto reductase; the protein is MRNKLGTSDVTVTAVTLGAWAIGGAMWGGNDEADSLAAIKTSIDNGITSIDTAPVYGMGYSEELVGKAIKGYERSSLQLLTKFGMVWDQEKGDFAFERKDNNGVIRRIYRYGGYENAIKEIEASLKRLQTDYIDLIQLHWPDSTTPIRETMEAMQKMLDEGKVKAIGVCNYNSTQLEEAERTVRLASDQVPYSMLKRKIEQDLTPYAQQHNLSIIAYSPMERGLLTGKYNSSYKLHEDDHRNSYFKQFDMNKVAKLTDHLAEMAAGYNATTAQLALAWVFHQPKVAAALAGARNAKQAIENAKAMQLQLSGSDLQQIEKWLAE
- a CDS encoding alpha-L-fucosidase; this encodes MKLSNQKIKKLLLSVAAGITLAAGAQKITPPAPVGPVPSANQLAWHRLEMYAFIHFTTNTFTDKEWGYGDEDPKVFNPTKVDADQWASVLKQTGFKAMILTTKHHDGFALWPSRYTEHSVKNSPWKNGKGDIVKEASDAAAKAGLKFGVYLSPWDRNRADYGTPSYITYYRNQLKELFTGYGPIFEMWFDGANGGDGYYGGKNEKRKINGATYYDWPATLKMVRSIQPNVLFFSDAGPDIRWVGNERGIAGRTNWNTITPDTLYAGKPGIDALLNSGSEDGSRWIPAEVDVSIRPGWFYHASEDGKVKTPQQLFDIYLSSVGRGSNLLLNIPPDRNGAFHAEDVKALLGFRKLLDERLGHNLAKNIKVSTTNTRGNAATYEGAKMVDGNANTYWATDDGVTTAGFEATLPAPQTISYILLQEYIPLGQRVKSFTVEVFENGSWKKAADETTIGYKRILRIDPVKTNKVRVNITDSKAAPVISNFEVY